The Dermacentor silvarum isolate Dsil-2018 unplaced genomic scaffold, BIME_Dsil_1.4 Seq17, whole genome shotgun sequence genome window below encodes:
- the LOC119434689 gene encoding uncharacterized protein LOC119434689, whose protein sequence is MSRTLSALGSLTSPVFWIGVLVRVSLVVPALLRFCLLGDGSGDNGGMLALPVRAGATALGLVAYTQALWRHLDGCRLLHCSPIMTRPAQALLLAFGYAVRALWEQQTNHDDW, encoded by the exons ATGTCTCGCACGCTGTCCGCGCTGGGTTCACTGACCAGTCCTGTGTTCTGGATCGGCGTCTTGGTGCGCGTCAGCCTCGTGGTGCCCGCTTTGCTCAGGTTCTGCTTGCTG GGAGATGGAAGCGGCGACAACGGCGGCATGCTGGCGTTGCCGGTTCGTGCCGGTGCCACGGCGCTTGGCCTGGTCGCGTACACGCaggcgctgtggcgccacctggatGGCTGCCGCCTCCTGCACTGCTCGCCCATCATGACGAGGCCCGCGCAGGCGCTGCTGTTGGCGTTTGGATACGCTGTTCGAGCGCTGTGGGAGCAGCAGACGAACCACGACGACTGGTGA